The DNA segment TCGGCCGCTGGCTCGTCATCACTCCTTTTCCGCCGCGCCTTGAACTCTCCATGGGGATCCTGGCCTCAAAGATCGTCGCATCGCGCAGTCGACGGCGGGAGGAATCCGACCCGTCGCGGACAGGTCGCATCCTCCCGCCGTGTTGATGAACGCTGGTCCGCCGGGAGGTTCAGGCGAGGTCGAAACGGTCGAGGTTCATCACCTTGTTCCAGGCCGCGACGAAGTCCGTTACGAACTTCTTCTCGCCGTCGGAACTCCCATAAACCTCCGCCAGGGCGCGGAGCACGGAGTTCGACCCGAAGAGGAGGTCGATGCGGGTACCGGTCCACTTCGGCGCGCCGGTCTTGCGGTCGCGACCTTCAAACAGCTCGCATTCCTGCGAGGTCGGCTTCCACTCCGTCCCCATGTCGAGCAGGTTGACGAAGAAGTCGTTCGTCAACGAGCCCGGGCGTTGGGTGAAGACGCCATGGTTCGACCCACCGGCGTTGGCGCCCAGCACGCGCAGGCCGCCGATGAGCGCCGTCATCTCGGGCGCTGTCAGCGTAAGCAGTTGCGCCTTGTCGACCAGCAGCTTTTCGGAAGGGATGCTGTACTTCCCCTTGAGGTAGTTGCGGAAGCCGTCCGCGAACGGTTCGAGCACAGCGAACGACTCAACGTCGGTCTGCTCTGGCGAGGCGTCCATCCGCCCCGGCGAGAACGGAACCGTAACGTCATGACCGGCGTTCTTGGCGGCCTTTTCGACGCCCGCGCAACCGGCGAGCACGATCAGGTCGGCCAGCGATACCTTCTTACCGCCGGTCTGGGACTTGTTGAAGTCGGTCTGAACGCCCTCCAACGTCTTCAACACCTTCGCCAACTGAGAGGGATTGTTGACCGCCCAATCCTTCTGCGGCTCCAGTCGAATGCGTCCGCCGTTGGCCCCTCCGCGCTTGTCCGAGCCGCGGAAGGTGGACGCCGACGCCCAGGCGGTCGACACCAACTCCGAGACCGACAGCCCCGTCGCCAGGATTTTCGCCTTCAGCGCAGCGACGTCCTGGGCGTCGATCAAGGGGTGATCGACGGCCGGGATGGGATCCTGCCAGATGAGCTCCTCGGCGGGGACCTCGGGGCCGAGATAGCGGGCGCGGGGCCCCATGTCGCGGTGCGTCAGCTTGAACCAGGCGCGGGCGAAGGCGTCCTCGAACTGGTCGGGGTTCTCCATGAACCGGCGTGCGATCTTCTCGTAGTCGGGGTCGGCCTTCAGGGAGAGGTCGGTGGTCAGCATGGAAGGCGCGATCCGCTTCGAGGGATCAAACGCATGGGGGACGGTCCCCGCGCCCGCGCCGTTCTTGGGCTGCCACTGGTGGGCGCCGGCCGGGCTCTTGGTGAGTTCCCAGTCGTAGTCGAAGAGGTTCCGAAGGAAGCCGACGCCCCATTGCGTGGGGGTCGTATTCCAGGTGACCTCCAGGCCGCTGGTGGTCGCGTCGGCGCCTTTCCCGGTGCCAAAGCTGTTCGCCCAGCCGCAGCCCTGCAACTCAAGCCCGGCCGCTTCCGGCTCGGGGCCGACGTCGGTCGCGGGGCCCGCGCCGTGGGTCTTGCCGAAGGTGTGGCCGCCGGCGATCAGCGCGACGGTTTCCTCATCGTTCATGGCCATGCGAGCGAAGGTCTCGCGGATGTCACGGATCGCGGCGACGGGGTCTGGGTTCCCGTTCGGTCCCTCGGGATTCACGTAGATCAGGCCCATCTGCACGGCGGCCAGAGGGTTCTCCAGGTCGCGGTCGCCGGTGTACCGAGCGTCGCCCAGCCAGGTCTTCTCAACGCCCCAGTAGACGTCGCGGTCCGGCTCCCAGGTGTCCTCGCGGCCGCCGCCAAACCCGAACGTCTTGACCCCCATCGTCTCCAGGGCGACGTTCCCCGTGAGGATCATCAGGTCGGCCCACGAGATCTTACGCCCGTACTTCTGCTTGATCGGCCAGAGGAGCCGACGGGCCTTGTC comes from the Paludisphaera rhizosphaerae genome and includes:
- the katG gene encoding catalase/peroxidase HPI — its product is MAVETKCPFQHVAGGGMSNRDWWPNELRLDLLNQHSSKSDPMGEDFDYPAEFKTLDLAAVKADLARLMTDSQDWWPADFGHYGPLFIRMAWHAAGTYRIADGRGGGGRGQQRFAPLNSWPDNVSLDKARRLLWPIKQKYGRKISWADLMILTGNVALETMGVKTFGFGGGREDTWEPDRDVYWGVEKTWLGDARYTGDRDLENPLAAVQMGLIYVNPEGPNGNPDPVAAIRDIRETFARMAMNDEETVALIAGGHTFGKTHGAGPATDVGPEPEAAGLELQGCGWANSFGTGKGADATTSGLEVTWNTTPTQWGVGFLRNLFDYDWELTKSPAGAHQWQPKNGAGAGTVPHAFDPSKRIAPSMLTTDLSLKADPDYEKIARRFMENPDQFEDAFARAWFKLTHRDMGPRARYLGPEVPAEELIWQDPIPAVDHPLIDAQDVAALKAKILATGLSVSELVSTAWASASTFRGSDKRGGANGGRIRLEPQKDWAVNNPSQLAKVLKTLEGVQTDFNKSQTGGKKVSLADLIVLAGCAGVEKAAKNAGHDVTVPFSPGRMDASPEQTDVESFAVLEPFADGFRNYLKGKYSIPSEKLLVDKAQLLTLTAPEMTALIGGLRVLGANAGGSNHGVFTQRPGSLTNDFFVNLLDMGTEWKPTSQECELFEGRDRKTGAPKWTGTRIDLLFGSNSVLRALAEVYGSSDGEKKFVTDFVAAWNKVMNLDRFDLA